The stretch of DNA TCAGAGGCCCTTGCTCCGAGTCCTGCCCAGACACCTTCTAGCGAATGGctgctttctgagcctcagtttcctcagctgtcaaATGGGAGCGCCAACACTCCTCCCTCAGGGCTCCTGAGAGGAGTACATCGGGGACCCGAGTCAGGGCTTACTCCATCTtgtcccctcccctcagagcTGGAGTGCCCCAAAGCAGCTACCCGGCGCCGCCGCTCCGTGATGCTCATGGAGAAGAGGATGGACAAAGGTGGGGGGCCCCGCCCTTCCCCCCGAACCCTGCCCATCCGGGGCCcagcccaggagggaggagggcagggcctggccgTGGGGACGTCCTACCGGTGGTCTGCCCCAAGCCCCTCCTTTTTGGAAGCCCCGGCTGAGAGCCTGACGTGTCGTGTCCACACAGTTggacagtatccgaagcaggtgcGCAAGTGCTGTGAACACGGCATGCGGGAAAACCCAATGAAGTTCTCGTGCGAGCGCAGGGCCCGGTACATCCAGCACGAGGCGTCATGTGTGAAGGCCTTCCTGGAATGTTGCCAGTACATCACCCAGCTGAGGCTCAACCACTCCCGCAACGTTCACCTGGGGCTGGCCCGGAGTGAGTGCACCTGCCCCTGGGCCGCCAGAGGCGGGA from Suricata suricatta isolate VVHF042 unplaced genomic scaffold, meerkat_22Aug2017_6uvM2_HiC HiC_scaffold_3395, whole genome shotgun sequence encodes:
- the LOC115285019 gene encoding complement C3-like, with amino-acid sequence IWDVVEKADIGCTPGSGKDYAGVFTDAGLAFKTNKDLQTPDRTELECPKAATRRRRSVMLMEKRMDKVGQYPKQVRKCCEHGMRENPMKFSCERRARYIQHEASCVKAFLECCQYITQLRLNHSRNVHLGLARSECTCPWAARGGRL